A single Fodinibius saliphilus DNA region contains:
- a CDS encoding GAF domain-containing sensor histidine kinase, with protein sequence MNRIDEINPLPVFKGKVNEHIEETQQRIEELASLNIDLEDSEQNLEPFVELGKYITDSPICLINILDAYNQWTVAGELGDNVMAKEKSLCQYTIQQSNVFEIANLSRDDRFKDRFYVKKAPALRYYCGVPITTSRDVDIGSICVLDTKEKSLSDTQKEQLQHLADIIVKQLEITRKFEQAASGYYELKDSFHKLSHDLRSPINGIVGIAETLKQEDETPTKEDLSMIKECAESVIEEIDSMLSIVDNREQNPKRRREIQLKKLADKIERLYKPQAKKKNISLQFNYEVGEEAEIGHQTFTKLIQIVGNLVANAIKFSNGGGTVTVCFQKSPEACLEITVTDDGIGMNVKQIKAFNSGDLVKQSEGTEGEASFGVGLQHVRTMIEELGGKISVSSEEGEGSCFTISLMGLL encoded by the coding sequence ATGAATAGAATTGACGAGATTAACCCCTTGCCTGTATTTAAAGGAAAAGTAAATGAACATATAGAGGAAACGCAGCAGAGGATTGAAGAATTAGCCTCTCTTAATATTGATCTTGAAGATTCTGAGCAAAATTTGGAACCTTTTGTAGAGTTGGGGAAATATATTACTGATTCTCCCATATGTCTGATTAATATATTGGATGCCTATAACCAGTGGACTGTGGCAGGGGAGTTAGGGGATAATGTTATGGCTAAAGAGAAAAGTTTGTGCCAATATACTATCCAGCAATCTAATGTGTTTGAAATTGCTAATCTGTCACGAGATGATCGTTTTAAGGACCGTTTTTATGTGAAGAAAGCACCGGCGTTACGATACTACTGTGGAGTACCGATTACTACCAGTAGAGATGTAGATATCGGTTCTATTTGTGTGCTCGATACAAAAGAGAAAAGCTTGAGTGATACACAAAAAGAGCAGTTGCAGCATCTTGCAGATATAATTGTTAAGCAATTGGAGATTACTAGAAAGTTTGAACAGGCAGCCAGCGGATACTACGAATTGAAAGACAGTTTCCATAAACTTAGTCATGATTTGAGGAGCCCAATAAACGGGATTGTGGGGATTGCTGAAACGCTTAAGCAGGAGGATGAAACTCCTACCAAGGAAGACCTATCAATGATTAAGGAATGTGCAGAGAGTGTGATTGAAGAAATTGATAGTATGCTTTCTATCGTTGATAACAGAGAGCAGAATCCAAAAAGGCGGCGAGAGATCCAGTTGAAGAAGTTGGCAGATAAAATTGAGCGTTTGTATAAGCCGCAAGCCAAAAAGAAGAATATATCGCTCCAGTTTAATTATGAAGTAGGTGAAGAGGCCGAGATTGGGCACCAAACATTTACAAAACTTATCCAAATAGTGGGGAACTTGGTAGCGAACGCAATAAAATTTAGTAATGGTGGAGGTACAGTTACAGTATGTTTCCAGAAAAGCCCTGAGGCTTGCCTGGAGATTACGGTTACTGATGATGGTATTGGAATGAATGTCAAACAGATAAAAGCATTTAACAGCGGAGACCTCGTAAAACAGTCGGAAGGTACTGAAGGAGAAGCAAGTTTTGGGGTAGGGCTACAACATGTACGTACTATGATAGAGGAATTAGGTGGTAAAATTTCTGTTTCCTCTGAAGAAGGAGAGGGTTCCTGTTTTACTATTTCGCTGATGGGCTTACTTTAG
- a CDS encoding aspartate carbamoyltransferase catalytic subunit — MAEDINLEQGDYDFPHKHLLGLAGYSKDDIQYVLDQAQYFREILDRPVPKVPTLRDKTIVNLFYEDSTRTRLSFELAQKRMGADVVNFSKGSSSVKKGESLKDTIQNISSMKIDMVVARHESPGVPHFLTRCVDAAIINAGDGAREHPTQALLDMFTMQQVYPDLSEKNIAIIGDITHSRVVRSNIIGLLKLGANVTVCGPKTMMPAYVDELGAEVSHNIDETLNWCDIAMALRIQLERQEDGTELFPTIREYHQLFGITMDHLEQYPDFTVMHPGPVNRGVEMESEVADSDRSIILSQVTNGVAVRMAILYLLSGGTRI, encoded by the coding sequence ATGGCTGAAGATATTAATTTGGAACAAGGCGATTACGATTTTCCTCATAAGCACTTGCTGGGTTTAGCAGGTTACTCAAAAGATGATATCCAATATGTATTAGACCAAGCCCAGTATTTTAGAGAAATATTGGATCGTCCTGTTCCTAAAGTTCCAACTCTTCGTGATAAGACCATTGTAAACTTATTTTATGAGGATAGTACACGTACGCGGCTCTCATTTGAGTTAGCACAAAAGCGTATGGGGGCTGATGTGGTAAATTTTTCCAAAGGGTCTTCAAGTGTTAAAAAGGGGGAATCACTTAAAGACACAATCCAGAATATCAGTTCGATGAAAATTGATATGGTGGTAGCTCGCCATGAAAGTCCGGGGGTGCCCCATTTCTTAACGCGATGCGTGGACGCAGCTATTATTAATGCAGGAGATGGAGCGCGCGAACATCCAACCCAAGCATTACTGGATATGTTTACTATGCAGCAGGTATATCCGGATCTTAGTGAAAAGAATATTGCTATTATCGGTGATATCACGCATAGCCGTGTTGTTCGATCAAATATTATAGGTTTGTTGAAACTGGGAGCGAATGTAACGGTTTGCGGGCCTAAAACTATGATGCCTGCTTATGTAGATGAGTTGGGAGCAGAGGTTTCACATAATATTGATGAAACCTTGAATTGGTGTGATATTGCAATGGCGCTTCGCATTCAGCTTGAACGACAAGAAGATGGAACGGAGTTGTTTCCAACAATCAGGGAGTATCATCAGCTGTTTGGTATCACTATGGATCATCTTGAGCAGTATCCGGACTTTACAGTTATGCACCCCGGGCCGGTTAATCGTGGCGTTGAAATGGAAAGCGAGGTGGCCGATAGCGATCGGTCAATTATTCTAAGCCAGGTTACAAATGGGGTTGCTGTACGCATGGCTATTCTTTACTTGTTGAGTGGTGGGACGCGAATTTAG